The following proteins are co-located in the Vidua macroura isolate BioBank_ID:100142 chromosome 1, ASM2450914v1, whole genome shotgun sequence genome:
- the DCSTAMP gene encoding dendritic cell-specific transmembrane protein: protein MQKFISIARNAWEIFISERKPGWKYQMQLFAVCFAVGFLSSFLFFLSMQFSLAHHSLGPLLISGFIWILLSIMLFCFKHLRCFSVLFLLSCGLKNGRNALITAGTGVVVANNIKNIFHNLKVLADSITCHLKHEQFALIKYYVEAIKWIYEVAKLPPELPKDLVVLKHEFTPSYSILDDALKQELNDTEQEIQRIANQISFMLTILPYIGQKLLPIFGVFLVSFGTGLFIKKFVGSHSAKFKNTYITKKFIAFDEHQKQQQRPCLLPLNRKERKDYVTIPSFFFTRKDRKKMLCSFLPIIIHLCIWLLFVAVDSLFYLLIISVNKYLQEVPDLDIQLSLFQNKNEKSYIISMKEHIAKTDSFKIPLVKQNCIPHPELAPSTTWIQLGVIIFFLIIFGLFSGLLTQLKILVSTSFYPDTEMKRIHYLHAKLLKKRAKLQEKTGKNMFARTVNFWFPILKARQAVRKKERSVAE from the exons atgcaaaaattcaTTTCAATAGCTCGGAACGCATGGGAAATTTTTATATCTGAAAGGAAGCCTGGCTGGAAGTATCAAATGCAGCTTTTTGCAGTTTGCTTTGCAGTTGGcttcctctccagctttctgtttttccttagCATGCAATTCTCCTTGGCACACCATTCCTTGGGTCCTTTGCTGATTTCTGGATTCATCTGGATTTTACTTTCTATCATGCTCTTTTGTTTCAAGCACCTGCGCTGTTTTAGTGTTCTGTTCCTCCTTTCCTGTGGATTGAAAAATGGCAGGAATGCTCTTATTACTGCTGGCACAGGTGTTGTGGTGGCcaacaacattaaaaatatttttcacaatcTAAAGGTTCTGGCAGACAGTATAACCTGTCATTTAAAGCACGAGCAATTTGCCTTGATAAAATATTATGTTGAGGCAATAAAATGGATTTATGAGGTGGCCAAGCTTCCTCCTGAGCTACCCAAAGATTTAGTGGTCCTAAAGCACGAATTTACACCGTCTTATTCAATTTTAGATGATGCATTAAAACAAGAGCTAAATGACACAGAGCAAGAAATCCAGAGAATTGCTAACCAGATATCTTTTATGTTGACTATACTGCCCTATATAGGTCAGAAACTATTGCctatatttggggtttttctagTTTCTTTTGGAACTGGCCTCTTTATCAAAAAATTTGTGGGTTCTCATAGTGCCAAGTTTAAGAATACTTATATCACAAAAAAGTTCATTGCATTTGATGAGCAccaaaagcaacagcaaagaCCTTGTCTTCTGCCACTTaacaggaaagagagaaaagattaTGTGACAATCCCATCCTTTTTCTTTACAagaaaggacaggaaaaaaatgctgtgttcTTTTCTCCCTATAATTATTCATCTTTGCATCTGGCTTCTGTTTGTTGCAGTAGactctttgttttatttgttaattatttctgtgaaCAAGTATCTCCAAGAAGTACCGGATCTAGACATTCAACTCAGTCTCTTTCAGAAT AAGAATGAGAAAAGCTATATCATTTCTATGAAAGAGCATATTGCAAAGACTGATTCTTTCAAGATCCCTTTGGTTAAGCAAAACTGCATCCCTCACCCAGAGCTCGCTCCCTCCACAACATGGATTCAGCTTGGAGTCATCATCTTCTTCTTAATAATTTTTGGGTTATTCTCTGGCCTCCTGACCCAACTTAAAATACTTGTGTCAACTTCCTTTTATCCTGATACCGAGATGAAACGGATACATTATTTACATGCAAAATTACtcaaaaaaagagcaaagctACAAGAGAAAACTGGGAAGAACATGTTTGCAAGAACG gtcAACTTTTGGTTTCCAATACTCAAGGCAAGACAGGCagtgaggaagaaagaaaggagtgtAGCAGAATGA
- the DPYS gene encoding dihydropyrimidinase, producing the protein MPPQTWAQQRLLIKGGKVVNDDLSVVADVYVEDGVVQQVGPNLNPEPSTGLVVLDATNKLVIPGGIDTHTHMEFPFMGSRSKDDFYTGTKAAIAGGTTMIIDFAIPQKGCSLTEAFDTWKSWADPKVCCDYSLHVAVTWWSNKVKQEMENLVQNKGVNSFKMFMAYKDIYMVNDEELYEAFSCCKELGAVAQVHAENGELIAQGAKKMLAMGITGPEGHELCRPEEVEAEATQRAITIANAVNCPLYVVHVMSKSSAKVISNARREGKVVYGEPIAASLGTDGTNYWNKDWAHAAAYVMGPPLRPDPSTPGFLMNLLANDDLSVTGTDNCTFDICQKALGKDDFTKIPNGVNGVEDRMSVIWEKGVHSGKMDENRFVAVTSTNAAKIFNLYPKKGRIAVGSDADIVIWDPKATRTISAKTHHQANNFNIFEGMVCHGVPVVTVSRGKVVYEGGVFNVTAGEGKYVSRPPFPPYVYKRVRQREQVCQPVSVKRAPYTGTVSGTPVTRK; encoded by the exons ATGCCACCCCAAACCTGGGCTCAGCAGAGACTTTTGATCAAAGGGGGAAAAGTTGTGAATGATGACCTCTCTGTGGTGGCTGATGTGTATGTGGAAGATGGAGTGGTGCAGCAGGTGGGACCAAACCTAAACCCAGAGCCCTCGACTGGACTCGTTGTGCTGGATGCAACTAACAAGCTGGTGATCCCTGGGGGCATTGATACTCACACACACATGGAATTCCCTTTCATGGGAAGCAGGTCAAAAGATGACTTCTATACTGGAACCAAG gCAGCTATAGCAGGAGGAACCACTATGATCATCGACTTTGCCATCCCTCAGAAAGGTTGTTCTCTTACTGAAGCTTTTGATACATGGAAAAGCTGGGCAGACCCTAAAGTCTGCTGTGATTATTCATTGCACGTGGCAGTTACATGGTGGAGCAACAAG GTGAagcaagaaatggaaaatcttGTTCAAAACAAAGGTGTCAACTCCTTCAAGATGTTTATGGCCTATAAAGATATATACATGGTCAATGATGAGGAGCTATATGAAGCCTTTTCCTGCTGTAAGGAACTTGGGGCAGTTGCTCAAGTCCATGCGGAGAATGGGGAACTAATTGCACAG GGTGCAAAGAAGATGCTGGCAATGGGAATAACTGGCCCTGAGGGTCATGAACTGTGTCGTCCTGAAGAAGTGGAAGCTGAAGCTACACAAAGAGCAATTACCATAGCAAATGCTGTAAACTGCCCCCTTTATGTAGTCCATGTAATGAGTAAATCTTCAGCAAAGGTGATAAGTAATGCACGAAGAGAAG gaaaagtgGTTTATGGGGAGCCTATTGCTGCAAGTCTTGGCACTGATGGCACCAACTACTGGAATAAAGACTGGGCTCATGCTGCAGCATATGTGATGGGACCCCCACTGAGACCAGATCCATCTACTCCTGGTTTCCTCATGAACTTACTGGCCAA TGATGACCTatctgtgacagggacagacaaTTGCACCTTTGACATATGCCAGAAAGCTCTGGGCAAAGATGACTTCACAAAAATCCCTAACGGAGTGAATGGTGTGGAGGATAGGATGTCAGTCATATGGGAAAAAGGTGTT CACAGTGGAAAAATGGATGAAAACAGATTTGTAGCTGTTACCAGCACAAATGCAGCAAAAATCTTTAACCTTTACCCAAAGAAGGGCAGAATTGCTGTGGGCTCTGATGCTGACATTGTAATTTGGGATCCTAAAGCTACAAG GACAATATCTGCAAAGACACATCACCAGGCAAATAACTTCAATATATTTGAAGGAATGGTCTGCCATGGAGTTCCAGTCGTGACAGTTTCAAGAGGCAAAGTAGTTTATGAAGGTGGAGTTTTCAATGTCACAGCAGGAGAAGGCAAATATGTCTCCCGTCCACCATTCCCTCCATATGTCTACAAACGAGTCAGGCAGCGGGAACAG gTATGTCAACCTGTTTCTGTCAAGAGGGCACCATATACAGGCACAGTCTCAGGAACACCTGTCACACGAAAATAA